The DNA region GCCCTGAACGACGTGAGCTTCACCATCGAACCGCGTACCATCAAGGGACTCATCGGCCCCAACGGCGCCGGCAAGACCACGTGCTTCAACTGCATCACCGGCGTGTACAAGCCCACATCGGGCGACATCATGCTCTCCTCGCCCCGGCGCAACATGGAGGCCATGCGCATCAACGGCAAGAAGCCGGAGAAGGTGACGGAGTTCGGCATTGCCCGGACATTCCAGAACATCCGGCTCTTCTCCGAGCTCACCGTGCTCGACAACGTGCGCATCGGACGCCATCCACGCACCAAGTCCAACTTCCTGGGCGCCGTGCTGCGCACACCGGCGCACAAGCGCGAGGAACGCGAGATCGTGGAAGCTTCCATGCACTGGCTGGACTTCGTGGGCCTCAGCCGCCACGCCCTGGAGCGCGCACACTCGCTCTCCTACGGCGACCAGCGCCGCCTGGAGATCGCCCGCGCCCTGTCCACGGAGCCGTCCCTCATCCTGCTGGACGAGCCGGCCGCCGGCATGAACCCCCGCGAAACCGCGGAGCTCAAGCAGCTCATCTTTTCCATTCTCGAACAGGACGTCACGGTGCTGCTCATCGAACACGATATGAAGCTGGTCATGTCCATCTGCTCCTCCATCGTCGTGCTGGACCACGGCGAGAAGATCGCAGACGGCCCGCCGCAGTCCATCAAGGACGACCCCAGGGTCATCGAAGCCTATCTGGGCAGGGGGGCGGCCGATGCTTGAGATTCATGACATCCACACGTATTATGGCTCCATCCACGCCCTGAAAGGCGTCTCGCTGAAGATCAACGAGAAGGAGATCGTCTGTCTCATCGGCGCCAACGGCGCCGGCAAGACGACCACCCTGATGTCCCTCTCCGGCGTGTACAGACCGCGCCGGGGTTCCATCACCTTTCTGGGCGAGGACATCACCAAGTTGGCCTCGGAAAAGATCGTTGCCCGCGGCATTACTCAGGTGCCCGAAGGCCGGATGATCTTCCCCCGCCTTACGGTGCGTGAGAACTTGATGATGGGAGCCTACCTGCGCAACGACTCTGAAGGCATAGAAGCGGACGAGGAGCGCGCCTACGAGCTCTTCCCCATTCTTGCCGAACGACGCAGGCAGCCCGGAGGCACGCTCTCCGGCGGCGAGCAGCAGATGCTCGCCATAGGGCGGGCGCTCATGGCCCGGCCCAAGCTGTTGCTTTTGGACGAACCGTCGCTGGGCCTCGCGCCCATCGTGGTGGAAAATATCTTCGAGGTCATCCAGTCCATCAACCAGGAAGGAACGACCGTGCTGCTTGTGGAGCAGAACGCCCAGATGGCGCTGCAGATAGCCCACAGGGGCTACGTGCTCGCCACGGGCTCGGTCCAGCTGGAAGGCACCTCGGCCGACCTTACGGCGAACCCGCAAGTACGAGCCGCCTATCTGGGCCTCGACTAGCCCGGAAGAAAGGCGCTTACAAGGAACACGACTCATGGAAAAGGTTCTCGGCAAAGGCTACACATTCGACGACGTGCTGCTCCAACCCGCGTACTCGGAGGTCCTTCCGGACACCGTGGACGTCTCCACCCGGCTCACTCACGAAATCGCCCTGACTGTGCCGCTGCTCTCCGCCGCCATGGACACCGTTACGGAGTCCAAGCTGGCCATCTCTCTCTCCCGCGCGGGCGGTGTCGGCGTAATCCACAAGAACATGTCCGTCGACCAGCAGCGCATCGAGGTCGAGAAGGTCAAGAAGTCCGAGTCCGGGATGATCGTTGACCCCGTGACCATCGAGCCCGAATTCACCGTGGGCCAGGCGCTGCAGATCATGTCCGAGTATCGCATCTCGGGCCTGCCCGTGGTCAAGGGCGGTCAGCTCGTGGGCATTCTCACCAACCGCGACGTGCGCTTCGTCTCCGACATGGACCTCAAGGTGGCCGACGTGATGACCGCTGACAAGCTGGTCACCGTGCCCGTGGGCACCACCCTGGAGCAAGCCAAGGCGCACCTGCACGAAAACCGCATCGAGAAGCTCCTGGTGGTGGATGAAGGCGGCAAGCTCACCGGCCTCATCACCATCAAGGACATCGAGAAGATCAAGAAGTACCCACACTCCTGCAAGGACGCCCAGGGCCGCCTGCGCGTGGGCGCGGCCATCGGCGTGGGACCCGAGGGCGAAGCCCGGGCCGACGCGCTGCTCAAGGCCGGCGTCGACTTCATCGTGGTGGACTCGGCCCACGGCCACTCCAAAAACATTCTGCGCGCCATCGAGTCCGTGCGCTCCGCCTTCCCCAACTGCCAGCTCGTTGCCGGCAACGTGGGCACCTATGAAGGCGCACGCGCCATCCTCAAGGCCGGCGCGGACACGGTCAAGGTGGGCATCGGCCCCGGCTCCATCTGCACCACACGCATCGTGGCCGGCGTGGGCGTGCCGCAGGTCACCGCGATCATGGAAGCCACACGCGCCGCACGCGAGATGGACAAGCACATCATCGCCGACGGCGGCATCAAGTTCTCCGGCGACGTGGTCAAGGCCATCGCGGCCGGCGCGGACTGTGTGATGATCGGCTCCCTCTTTGCCGGCACGGACGAGAGCCCGGGCGAGACCATCCTCTACCAGGGCCGCCGCTACAAGATCTACCGCGGCATGGGCTCCATCGACGCCATGAAGGACGGCTCCAAAGACCGCTACTTCCAGGAAAAGGTGGAGGAAGGCGGCGGCAAGCTCGTGCCCGAGGGCATCGTGGGCCGCGTGCCCTACAAGGGACCGGTCACCGACTCCCTGTATCAGCTCGTGGGCGGACTGCGCTCCGGCATGGGCTACACCGGCTGCCCCACCATCCAGTCCCTGCAGGAAGACGCCAAGTTCGTGGAGATCTCCCCCGCTGGCCTGCGCGAAAGCCACGTCCACGACGTCATCATCACCAAGGAAGCGCCCAACTACCGGGTCGAGAACTTCTAGCGGAGCGGAAATGGACGTTCAGGAAAAAGTCATCATCATCGATTACGGGTCGCAGGTGACCCAGCTCATTGCGCGCCGCGTGCGCGAGGCCGGGGTCTACTCCGAGATCCAGCCCTGCACCATCCCGCTCGACGAGCTCAAGGCCATGCAGCCCTCTGCCGTGATCCTCTCCGGCGGCCCCTCCTCGGTTTCCGACGAAGGCGCTCCCCAGCTCGATCCCGGCATCCTGGAGCTCGGCGTGCCCGTGCTCGGCATCTGTTACGGCATGCAGCTCATTGCCAACGAGCTTGGCGGCAAGCTGGCCCGGAGCAGCGACCGCGAGTACGGCCGCGCAGACCTCACTCTGATGGAAGACTGCCCCCTGTGGGCCGGTCTGTCCGACGCGGACACGCACAAGATCTGGATGTCGCACGGCGACAAGGTCCTGGCGCCGCCGCCCGGCTTCTCCGTCATCGGCCGCACCAAGAATGTGGACGTGGCGGCCATAGCCGACCAGAAGCGCCGCTTCTACGCCGTGCAGTTCCATCCGGAGGTCCACCACACCGAGGATGGCGCGCGGATGCTGCGCAACTTCCTCTTCAAGATCGCCGGCCTCAAGGGCGACTGGTCCATGTCCTCCTTTGCCGACCGGGTCATCGAGGAGATGCGCGAGAAGATCGGCGACAGGAAGGTCGTCTGCGGCCTCTCCGGCGGCATCGACTCCACCGTGGTGGCCGTGCTGCTCTCCAAGGCCATCGGCGACAACCTGCATTGCATCTTCGTGGACAACGGCCTGCTGCGCGCCGGCGAGGGCACCGAGGTTGTCGGCTACCTGGACGAGCACTTCCAGCTCCAGCTCCACTACGTCGAGGCCCAGGAGGATTTCCTCTCCAAGCTGACGGGCGTGGACGATCCGGAAGAGAAGCGCAAGATCATCGGCCGCACCTTCATTGAGGTCTTCGAGCGCGAAGCCAAGGCCATCAAGGACGTGAGCTACCTGGCCCAGGGCACGCTCTACCCGGACGTCATCGAGTCCGTCTCCTTCAAGGGCCCTTCCGCGGTCATCAAGAGCCATCACAATGTGGGCGGCCTGCCCGACATCATGGAGCTCGACCTGGTGGAGCCCCTGCGCGAGCTCTTCAAGGACGAGGTGCGTAAGGTGGCCATGGAGCTCGGCCTGCCCGACTTCGTCATCTGGCGCCACCCCTTCCCCGGTCCGGGCCTTGCCATCCGCATCCTGGGCAAGATCACGCCGGAGCGGCTCGAAATCCTCCGCCAGGCGGACAGCATCGTCCAGGACGAGCTCCACGCCTCGGATTGGTATCGCAAAGTCTGGCAGGGCTTCGCCGTGCTGCTGCCCCTGAAAACAGTCGGCGTGATGGGCGACGACCGCACATACGAACACGTCATCGCGCTGCGCGTCGTGGACAGCGTGGACGCCATGACTGCTGACTGGACACGCCTCCCGGCTGACGTGCTGGCGCGCATCTCCAGCCGCGTCATCAACGAGGTGAAGGGCGTCAACCGAGTGGTTTACGACATCTCGTCCAAGCCGCCCTCCACCATCGAGTGGGAGTAAACCTCCCGGAGATTCACCATGTTCGGCATCGGTTCCACAGAATTACTGGTTATTCTCGCCGTGGCGCTCATCATTCTGGGCCCCAAGAAGCTTCCGCAGATCGCGCGCGCCCTGGGCAAGGGCGTGGCCGAGTTCAAGAAGGTTTCGACCGACTTGCAGCGCACCATCAACGTTGAGATGGAGCGTGAGGAGCGCGAGCAGAAGCGCAAAGAAGACGATAAGGTCAAGCAGGCGGAGAAGGCCAAGGCGGCGCAGTCCAAGCACAAGGGCGAGTCCGAGGAGGCCGCCCAGGCCAGACGTGAAGCCGAGGAGGCTTCCAAGAAGGCCCTTGCCTCCGCGGACAAGGCCAACCGCTCCGAGCCGTTCAAGGATCCTTACGAGCCCGAGACCGCCGAGGCGACCAAGCCTGAAGAAGGCCAGGTCATCGACGTGGCCGCCTCCAACGCCGGCGAGACAGCGCAGAACACCGAGAGCTCCGTTGCCTCCGAGCAGGAGTCCAAGGCGTGAGCGACGAAACCAAGAAGCCCCTCGACGAGGACGCATCGGCAGAGCAGGAAGGCGTGACGGAGGAAACGCAGGCTGAAGAGCCTTCCGCCGACACGCCTGATTCGGACGCTGAATCCGGCGAGACGCCGGTACAGGCCGAGCTCTCCGACGATCCCTCGGCTCTGGGGCATGAGGACAAGGAAGCCGCTTCCGACGACGGCGTCGAGGACCCCGAGGTCGCTGCGCTGCACGAAGACGCGGCCAACGATCCCTCGACCGGCTCTCCTGATGTCTCCGGAGACGGTTCCGGAGACGGCGGCGGCGAACCTCCCGTGCCCGCGGACATGGCCGGGGACTTCGACGACGACGGAGACGAGGGTGAGGACGAGGATGAAGACGAAGAAGACGGTGAAGAAGGCTCCATGTCCTTCACCGAGCATCTGCAGGAGCTCCGCCAGCGCCTGACGCGTTGCTTCATCGCCCTGGTGGTTGGTTTCCTGGCGTGCTACGGCTTCTCCAAGGATCTCTTCGACATCCTCATGCGGCCGCTGGTCACGGTCTTCCCTCCGGGCTCGCACCTCATCTTCACGGCGCTGCCCGAGGCGTTCTTCACGTACATCAAGGTTGCTCTGGTGGCGGGCTTCTTCCTCACGAGCCCCTACATCTTCTACCAGCTCTGGTTGTTCATCTCGCCCGGGCTTTACAAGGAAGAGCGTAAGTACCTCATTCCCATCGGCTTTTGCTCGGCGCTCTTCTTCGTGGTGGGCGCAAGCTTCGGCTACTTCGTCGTGTTCCCCTTTGCTTTCAAGTTCTTCATGGGATTCACCACGGAGTTCATCAAGCCATTCCCCAAGCTCAACGAGTACCTTGGCTTTTCGCTCAAGCTGCTCTTCGCCTTCGGCGTTATCTTCGAGCTCCCGCTCGTCATCTTCTTCCTGGCGCGGCTCGGTCTGGTCACCTCCACCATGCTGCGCAAGTCCCGCAAGTTCGCATTCCTGGGCTGCTTCGTCATTTCGGCGGTCCTCACTCCGCCGGATGTGGTTTCGCAGCTCCTCATGGCTGGACCGCTCATGCTCCTCTACGAGATTTCGATCTACGTCGCCCAGTTGTTCGGCCGGCGCGAAAAGCGGCACATGAAGGATGAAGACGAGGAAGAGACAGAGGAAGAAAATCCCGAGGAATCGGCCGAGGAAGAGTCCGCATAGCCGGGCACACGCCTGATCCCAAGCCATCATACACACCGGGGGCCGCGCTTTGCGGCTCCCGGTTTTTTTTATGCAATGTGCCGGCTACTTCGTCGTCATCCCGCCCTGAAATCAATCCGGCACCAAAATGCCACGTTCCGTATCCTGGCATTGCAGGGTGTGGTATGCTATGAATCTTCGTTGAGACTCCAGACTGTCTCTCTTCTGCGAACTCTCCAACTCGAAAGGATTTGAGCATGAGCAATAGCCGTGTAAAACGCGCTCTGGACGTGGAAACCGGGGTCGCCACACTCGGTAAGGCCAAGATCCCTTCGAAGCTCTCCGTCTGCCACTTCACCGACGACGACGCCAAGGTTCTCATCCAGGTGACTGAAGAGCAGGTGCGCGACTTGGGCGACGAGCCGTTATATCAAGACTTCGAGCTCGCCGGCCCACGCCATCACCTGTACTTCGACCCAACCAAGACCAAGTGCGCCATCGTCACATGCGGCGGCCTCTGCCCGGGTGTCAATGACGTCATCCGCGCCATCGTTATGGAGGCGCATCACAGCTACAACGTCGCCTCCGTGTTGGGCATCCGCTTTGGCCTGGAGGGCTTCATTCCCAGCTACGGCCACGATGTCGTGGAGCTCACGCCGCAGCACGTGGCCAGCAGCCACCAGTTCGGCGGCACCATCCTCGGCTCCTCCCGCGGCCCCCAGCCTGCCGAGGACATCGTGGACGCCCTGGAGCGCATGAACGTCAATTGCCTCTTCCTTATCGGCGGCGACGGCACCATGCGTGCGGCCGGGAAAATCGCCGACGAGATTGCCTCGCGCAAGCTCAAGATCGCCATTATCGGCATCCCCAAGACCATTGACAACGACATCAACTTCATCACCAAGTCATTCGGCTTCGACACGGCCGTGGAAAAGGCCACCGAGGCTATCCAATGCGCGCATACCGAAGCCATCTGCGCCGTCAACGGCATCGGCATGGTCAAGCTGATGGGCCGCGAGTCTGGCTTTATCGCCGCCCAGGCCACCCTGGCCCTCAAAGAGGTCAACTTCGTGCTCGTGCCCGAGACCCCCTTTGAACTGGACGGCAAGGACGGCATACTCAACGAGCTGGAAGCCCGTCTTGCAGCGCGCAAGCACGCGGTCATCGTCGTGGCCGAAGGCGCTGGCCAGCATCTTCTCGAAATCAGCGGCGATACGGACGCTTCGGGCAACCCGGTGCTGGGCGACATCTCCTCCCTGCTCATCAGCCGCATTAAGAAGCACTTCGCGGGCAAGAACATACCCATCACGCTGAAGTTCATCGACCCGAGCTACATCATCCGCTCGGTGCCGGCCAACGCCAACGACCGCGTCTACTGCGGCTTCCTGGGCCAGCACGCGGTCCACGCAGCCATGGCCGGCAAGACAGGCATGGTCATCTCCAAACTGCAGGACCGCTACGTGTACCTGCCGCTTCCGCTGGTCACCAAGGACCGCCGCAAGCTGAACATCAACTCGGATTACTGGCGCGCCGTCATGGAATCCACAGGCCAGAACCCCATCCCCGGCATCTTCGGCCCGGGCACCTACTGCCCCACGCCCGAAGACTAGCCGCCCACAGCACGCATCAAGAAGCGCTCTTTTCATGCGGAGGGAGCGCTTTTTTTGCGTCGGCAGTCCGCCGTGAACGCTCATTGCGCGCAGTCCACCGCCGCATCCCGCCAGCTCCGGCCTCCCACGGTCCTGGTGCACGAATTCCGGCTGTGGTATCACCGCCAAAACCGGAGCACCCCGAGAAACGCCAATGTTTTCCATACGCAAGGCATCCGCAGGCAGCGGCAAGACCTACGCCCTCACGGCCCAGTTCCTCCAATTGCTGGAGCGCGCCAGCAGCGCCCACGCCCCGGCTTCCTGCGGCGGCGCCACAGCCGGCTACGGCTGGAGCGAGATCGTGGCCGCCACCTTTACCCACGCCGCGGCCCAGGAGATGAAGCACCGCGTCCTCAGCTCGCTGAAGGAACGCGCCCTGGACCTGGAAAAAAGCCGCGCGAGCCACCACCCGGCCGCGCAGTTCAGTCCCCAGGCCGCCGCGGACCGCCTCGCCGTCATCCTCCGCGAGCTGGGCCTGCTCAACATCCGCACCATCGACAGCCTGCTTTTCACCCTGCTGCGGCTCTCGGCCCTGGAGCTGGGCCTGCCACCAGGATTCGAACCCGTCTTCGACCCGGCCGAGCTCTTCGAGCCGCTCTACGACGCTATCGTCACCCGCGCCCAGAACGGCGACCCAGGTGCCGAGGAGCTCATCGCCGCAGCGTGCCGCGGCGTGCTCAGCTACGACGACCCCGGCGGCTTCATGCCCAGCGCCAAGCTCCAGGACCGCCTGCTGGGCGTGTTCGGCTTCCGCGCCGGGGAGTCCGAGCCCTTTGCCGTGGACACCCAGGCGCTGCAGGCATTCCTGGAACGCGAGCACGCCGCCTATGTGGATGCCTGCGGACAGTTGGCCGACGCCATCGAGGAGCTGGGGCTGAAATGCCACAGTAACTTTCTCAAGTTTCTCGACCACCAGCGGAGCATCGAGCTACCGGAAGAACCCAAGACCACGGCGTATCTGGAAAAATCCTGCCTGGATGAGGTGCTGAACAAGGCGTCCAAGGGCAAGGCCACGCCAGAGACCGAGGCGGTATACGCCGAGATCGCCCTGCGCAACCAGCGACTGCGCGACTGCATGACCGCGATTCTGAGCTGCATGGCCCACGCGCCGCTGGCCATGCTGGCCGAGGAGATCGTCCGCTCCCTGGACGAGGTCCAGCGCCAGCGCGGTTTGCTCCTGGCCGACCGCGGTCCGGCCCTGGTTCGCGCCCTGCTGGAGGAGACAGGCGGCATTGCCGAGGCGTACTGCCGTCTCGGGCTGCGGCTGCGCCACCTGCTCATCGATGAGTTCCAGGACACCAGCCGCGCGCAGTGGGCTGCCCTGGCCCCGCTGGTTTCCGAGTCCTTGTCCACGGGCGGCGAGTTTCTCTACGTAGGCGACGTCAAGCAGGCCATCTACGGCTGGCGCGGCGGGGATGCGCGGCTCTTCGACGAGGTCGTGCACGATCCGCAGATCGCGCCCTTTGCCGGCGAGGTCCGCTACGATCCCCTGCCGTGCAACTGGCGCAGCTCGGCCGACGTGGTGCGGTTCAACAACGAGTTCTTCACCCGCCTGGGCCAGCCGGACACGGCAAAACGCGTTGCCGAGGCCATGCTGCCCAAGGCGGACGAGCCCCTGCGCGAGGAGTTCGCGGCCGGCGTGGCTCGCACCTTCCACGACGCGGCGCAACAAATTCCCGACTCGCGCGCCGAATCGCACGGCCTGGTGCGGCTCTACCGTCTGCCTGGCGCAAAGGTCGCCGAGTATCAGGAAGCGGTAAAGGAGCGGCTCCACGACCTGCTCTTCAACGAGTTCCTGCCCGTGCGCCGGCCCGGCGAGGTCGCCGTGCTGGTGCGCAAGAACGAGCAGGCCCGCATCGTGGCCTCGTGGTGCATCGAGTGGGGACTGCCCGTGGTCACGGAGTCCAGCCTGCGCATCGCCGAGCACCCGGTCATTCGCCAACTCGCGTCGTTCCTCGCGTTCATAGACTACCCCCTCGACGACCTCGCCTTTTGGGAGGTGGCCACGGCCGAGTGGCTCTGGGAAAATCATGAGGACGCGACAGCGCTCCACTCTTGGATCGCGGCCAAACGCCGGCCCGGCAACCGCGGCGAACCGCTCCATCGCGCATTCGCCCGCGACTTCCCCCATATCCACGCCGCATACTTCCAGCCGTTTCTTTCCCAGGCGGGGCTGATGAGCCCGTACGACATCCTGCGCGAAGCAGTGGCCCGCTTCGGCCTGCTGGAAAAGCTGCCCCAGGACGAGCTCTTTTTGCGGCGCTTTCTGGAGATCGCCCACGCCGCGGACGAGCAGGGCCGCCACTCCATCTCCACCTTCCTGGAGCACTGGCGCAGCCAGGGCCTGGAGGAAAAGGCCCCCCTGCCCGAGTCCATGGACGCGGTGCACGTGACCACGATCCACAAATCCAAGGGCCTGGAGTATCCCGTGGTCGTTGTCCCATTCCACGACTTCAGCGCCATGTCGCGCGGCGGCCTGACCCTCTGGCAACCGCCGGACGCGGACCCGGCTGAGGCCCCGGCCTATCTGGCAACGGAACAGGCCGCGGCAGGACCGGAGCGGGAGTCCCGCCTGGCCGCCACCCTGGCCGAGCAGCTGCACCTGTTGTACGTGGCCTGGACCCGGCCAGTGGAGGAGCTGCACGCCTTCTTCTCCCTGGACCTGCGCGCCACCGGCAACAAGCAGCTTCTCGACGGCCTCGGCGTAATGCTGGAGCCGTACGAGCTGCTCGCCCCCGGCGACGTCTGGGAAACCGGCCAGCGCAGGGACATGCCGCAACGCGAGCCCGAGCCGAAAGCGCCGCCGCTGGAATGCGCGCCCATACCGGTGCCGGACGCCGAAGCCCCCTACCGCCCCATGTCCTGGCTGCCGGAGCTGAAGATCTACCGCTCCGCCCTGGAGGAGGAACGGTTCGAGGAACGCCGCCGCGGCACGCTGGTCCACCGCTGCCTGGAGCACCTTGTGCCCAGAAATGTGGACGGTCCGTTTGATGAGGATGTGGAACGAGCCCTGCGCGCCGGCCTGCGCGGGCTGGCCGATCCGCACGACCCGGCCGCATTCGCCGTGGACCGCGAAGAAATCGCCGAGGAGATCGCCGCCATGTGCCGCTGGCTCCTGTCCCAGCCGCGCTTTCCCCTGTACCTGCAGAACGGCCGCGCCGAGGCGCAGATACTGGACGAGACCGGCGGCGTGCACCGACCGGACTTCCTCGTCTCATTGCCCGGCGAAGTTGTCGTGCTCGAGTACAAAACCGGCCATGCCTCGCCGGACCACGCCACCCAGGCGCGGCGCTATCTGAAGCTTTTGGCCAGGATGGAACCGCCGGAAACAAAGCTCGTCGCGCAGATCGTCTACCTGGACCTGCAGCGGGTGGAGGAGGTGCGCCATGGTTGAGCGGCGCTTCGACCTCGTCTCCTGGCGCGCGGATCTGGTGGATGCGGTGCGCGACATCCTGCTGGAGGAGTCCGGCGGCGACCGCGACCTCAGCCGCTTCCTGATCGTGTTCCCGCACAAGCGGCCCGGCCGCTACCTGCGCGACGTCCTGCTCCATGACGACCGGCTGCCCAAGCCGTGCTTTTTGCCGGAAACCATCTCGGCTGGCGAGCTCATCGCGCGGCTCGGCAACGGCCTGGCGCACGAGAGCCAGCAGGACGCAGTTTCCGTACCGCCGCTGGACCGCGCCGCCCTGCTGGAAGCCGTTGTCCGGCGGCTGGCCGAAGAAGGCGGCG from Oceanidesulfovibrio marinus includes:
- a CDS encoding ABC transporter ATP-binding protein, yielding MQPILEITNMSKRFGGLMALNDVSFTIEPRTIKGLIGPNGAGKTTCFNCITGVYKPTSGDIMLSSPRRNMEAMRINGKKPEKVTEFGIARTFQNIRLFSELTVLDNVRIGRHPRTKSNFLGAVLRTPAHKREEREIVEASMHWLDFVGLSRHALERAHSLSYGDQRRLEIARALSTEPSLILLDEPAAGMNPRETAELKQLIFSILEQDVTVLLIEHDMKLVMSICSSIVVLDHGEKIADGPPQSIKDDPRVIEAYLGRGAADA
- a CDS encoding ABC transporter ATP-binding protein — encoded protein: MLEIHDIHTYYGSIHALKGVSLKINEKEIVCLIGANGAGKTTTLMSLSGVYRPRRGSITFLGEDITKLASEKIVARGITQVPEGRMIFPRLTVRENLMMGAYLRNDSEGIEADEERAYELFPILAERRRQPGGTLSGGEQQMLAIGRALMARPKLLLLDEPSLGLAPIVVENIFEVIQSINQEGTTVLLVEQNAQMALQIAHRGYVLATGSVQLEGTSADLTANPQVRAAYLGLD
- the guaB gene encoding IMP dehydrogenase, whose protein sequence is MEKVLGKGYTFDDVLLQPAYSEVLPDTVDVSTRLTHEIALTVPLLSAAMDTVTESKLAISLSRAGGVGVIHKNMSVDQQRIEVEKVKKSESGMIVDPVTIEPEFTVGQALQIMSEYRISGLPVVKGGQLVGILTNRDVRFVSDMDLKVADVMTADKLVTVPVGTTLEQAKAHLHENRIEKLLVVDEGGKLTGLITIKDIEKIKKYPHSCKDAQGRLRVGAAIGVGPEGEARADALLKAGVDFIVVDSAHGHSKNILRAIESVRSAFPNCQLVAGNVGTYEGARAILKAGADTVKVGIGPGSICTTRIVAGVGVPQVTAIMEATRAAREMDKHIIADGGIKFSGDVVKAIAAGADCVMIGSLFAGTDESPGETILYQGRRYKIYRGMGSIDAMKDGSKDRYFQEKVEEGGGKLVPEGIVGRVPYKGPVTDSLYQLVGGLRSGMGYTGCPTIQSLQEDAKFVEISPAGLRESHVHDVIITKEAPNYRVENF
- the guaA gene encoding glutamine-hydrolyzing GMP synthase — its product is MDVQEKVIIIDYGSQVTQLIARRVREAGVYSEIQPCTIPLDELKAMQPSAVILSGGPSSVSDEGAPQLDPGILELGVPVLGICYGMQLIANELGGKLARSSDREYGRADLTLMEDCPLWAGLSDADTHKIWMSHGDKVLAPPPGFSVIGRTKNVDVAAIADQKRRFYAVQFHPEVHHTEDGARMLRNFLFKIAGLKGDWSMSSFADRVIEEMREKIGDRKVVCGLSGGIDSTVVAVLLSKAIGDNLHCIFVDNGLLRAGEGTEVVGYLDEHFQLQLHYVEAQEDFLSKLTGVDDPEEKRKIIGRTFIEVFEREAKAIKDVSYLAQGTLYPDVIESVSFKGPSAVIKSHHNVGGLPDIMELDLVEPLRELFKDEVRKVAMELGLPDFVIWRHPFPGPGLAIRILGKITPERLEILRQADSIVQDELHASDWYRKVWQGFAVLLPLKTVGVMGDDRTYEHVIALRVVDSVDAMTADWTRLPADVLARISSRVINEVKGVNRVVYDISSKPPSTIEWE
- the tatB gene encoding Sec-independent protein translocase protein TatB — translated: MFGIGSTELLVILAVALIILGPKKLPQIARALGKGVAEFKKVSTDLQRTINVEMEREEREQKRKEDDKVKQAEKAKAAQSKHKGESEEAAQARREAEEASKKALASADKANRSEPFKDPYEPETAEATKPEEGQVIDVAASNAGETAQNTESSVASEQESKA
- the tatC gene encoding twin-arginine translocase subunit TatC, whose amino-acid sequence is MSFTEHLQELRQRLTRCFIALVVGFLACYGFSKDLFDILMRPLVTVFPPGSHLIFTALPEAFFTYIKVALVAGFFLTSPYIFYQLWLFISPGLYKEERKYLIPIGFCSALFFVVGASFGYFVVFPFAFKFFMGFTTEFIKPFPKLNEYLGFSLKLLFAFGVIFELPLVIFFLARLGLVTSTMLRKSRKFAFLGCFVISAVLTPPDVVSQLLMAGPLMLLYEISIYVAQLFGRREKRHMKDEDEEETEEENPEESAEEESA
- a CDS encoding ATP-dependent 6-phosphofructokinase translates to MSNSRVKRALDVETGVATLGKAKIPSKLSVCHFTDDDAKVLIQVTEEQVRDLGDEPLYQDFELAGPRHHLYFDPTKTKCAIVTCGGLCPGVNDVIRAIVMEAHHSYNVASVLGIRFGLEGFIPSYGHDVVELTPQHVASSHQFGGTILGSSRGPQPAEDIVDALERMNVNCLFLIGGDGTMRAAGKIADEIASRKLKIAIIGIPKTIDNDINFITKSFGFDTAVEKATEAIQCAHTEAICAVNGIGMVKLMGRESGFIAAQATLALKEVNFVLVPETPFELDGKDGILNELEARLAARKHAVIVVAEGAGQHLLEISGDTDASGNPVLGDISSLLISRIKKHFAGKNIPITLKFIDPSYIIRSVPANANDRVYCGFLGQHAVHAAMAGKTGMVISKLQDRYVYLPLPLVTKDRRKLNINSDYWRAVMESTGQNPIPGIFGPGTYCPTPED
- a CDS encoding UvrD-helicase domain-containing protein, whose protein sequence is MFSIRKASAGSGKTYALTAQFLQLLERASSAHAPASCGGATAGYGWSEIVAATFTHAAAQEMKHRVLSSLKERALDLEKSRASHHPAAQFSPQAAADRLAVILRELGLLNIRTIDSLLFTLLRLSALELGLPPGFEPVFDPAELFEPLYDAIVTRAQNGDPGAEELIAAACRGVLSYDDPGGFMPSAKLQDRLLGVFGFRAGESEPFAVDTQALQAFLEREHAAYVDACGQLADAIEELGLKCHSNFLKFLDHQRSIELPEEPKTTAYLEKSCLDEVLNKASKGKATPETEAVYAEIALRNQRLRDCMTAILSCMAHAPLAMLAEEIVRSLDEVQRQRGLLLADRGPALVRALLEETGGIAEAYCRLGLRLRHLLIDEFQDTSRAQWAALAPLVSESLSTGGEFLYVGDVKQAIYGWRGGDARLFDEVVHDPQIAPFAGEVRYDPLPCNWRSSADVVRFNNEFFTRLGQPDTAKRVAEAMLPKADEPLREEFAAGVARTFHDAAQQIPDSRAESHGLVRLYRLPGAKVAEYQEAVKERLHDLLFNEFLPVRRPGEVAVLVRKNEQARIVASWCIEWGLPVVTESSLRIAEHPVIRQLASFLAFIDYPLDDLAFWEVATAEWLWENHEDATALHSWIAAKRRPGNRGEPLHRAFARDFPHIHAAYFQPFLSQAGLMSPYDILREAVARFGLLEKLPQDELFLRRFLEIAHAADEQGRHSISTFLEHWRSQGLEEKAPLPESMDAVHVTTIHKSKGLEYPVVVVPFHDFSAMSRGGLTLWQPPDADPAEAPAYLATEQAAAGPERESRLAATLAEQLHLLYVAWTRPVEELHAFFSLDLRATGNKQLLDGLGVMLEPYELLAPGDVWETGQRRDMPQREPEPKAPPLECAPIPVPDAEAPYRPMSWLPELKIYRSALEEERFEERRRGTLVHRCLEHLVPRNVDGPFDEDVERALRAGLRGLADPHDPAAFAVDREEIAEEIAAMCRWLLSQPRFPLYLQNGRAEAQILDETGGVHRPDFLVSLPGEVVVLEYKTGHASPDHATQARRYLKLLARMEPPETKLVAQIVYLDLQRVEEVRHG